One genomic window of Elaeis guineensis isolate ETL-2024a chromosome 2, EG11, whole genome shotgun sequence includes the following:
- the LOC114914204 gene encoding F-box protein At2g26160-like gives MASDSEKREEKQWSEFPEELLVLIFKKLRLISDCIRFGGVCKSWRSASQPTAATSSLHPQLPLLLLPYLCFTDSRSFFSLSTNSIHTLSLPNTCCKEILASSHGWLLLADFKTKAISLLNPITEAQIQLPPLPEYHPEIDGTNLTTVVPHKGVISSSPSSAEHDCVVITITCQPWKSHRRHVNFCRPGRDEVWTKLKTSPILDSVVYSKGRFYMLDLAGVVTVYDAVDPSVKILSLPKPAFALQYFLVKASETELLFCAYSRELSGGMDLRHFKMDLSGQMLEWSEIDGIGDKALFLTREKCSCSMVCARDFPGCKEGCVYYETPFFDDDLVDAFLPQNHNIKVINIKDGSYEFIRCAALGTSAKHLMAPVWFTPSLY, from the coding sequence ATGGCATCCGATtctgaaaaaagagaagaaaaacaatGGTCCGAATTTCCAGAAGAGCTTTTAGTTCTCATCTTCAAGAAGTTACGTCTCATCTCCGACTGCATCCGCTTCGGCGGCGTCTGCAAATCATGGCGGTCGGCCTCGCAGCCGACCGCTGCCACCAGTAGTCTCCATCCTCAACTCCCACTTCTCTTACTCCCCTACCTGTGCTTCACCGATTCCCGTTCCTTCTTCAGCCTCTCCACCAACAGCATCCACACCCTCTCCCTCCCTAACACTTGCTGCAAGGAAATCCTCGCATCATCTCATGGTTGGCTGCTGCTGGCGGACTTTAAGACCAAGGCAATCTCCTTGTTGAACCCCATCACCGAGGCACAAATCCAGCTTCCTCCACTCCCCGAATACCACCCCGAAATTGATGGCACGAATTTAACCACGGTCGTACCTCACAAGGGTGTCATATCCTCAAGCCCAAGTTCGGCTGAGCATGATTGCGTCGTGATAACGATTACGTGCCAACCTTGGAAATCTCATAGGAGACATGTGAACTTCTGTAGACCGGGCCGAGATGAAGTCTGGACAAAACTGAAAACATCTCCTATCTTAGATTCTGTCGTGTATAGTAAGGGGCGATTTTATATGCTGGACCTCGCTGGAGTTGTTACCGTCTATGATGCTGTTGATCCTTCCGTGAAGATCCTTTCACTGCCGAAACCTGCTTTCGCCCTCCAATATTTCTTAGTGAAGGCATCAGAAACGGAGCTGTTGTTCTGTGCCTATTCCAGAGAGTTGTCTGGTGGAATGGATTTGCGACATTTTAAGATGGATTTGAGTGGACAGATGCTTGAATGGTCCGAGATAGACGGTATAGGAGATAAAGCATTGTTTTTGACGCGAGAAAAATGCTCATGCTCGATGGTCTGTGCTAGGGACTTTCCTGGATGCAAAGAAGGTTGCGTTTATTATGAAACTCCTTTCTTCGACGACGATCTTGTTGATGCTTTCTTGCCTCAAAACCATAATATCAAAGTAATTAACATAAAGGACGGCAGTTATGAGTTCATACGGTGCGCTGCTCTGGGGACGTCTGCAAAACATCTAATGGCTCCTGTCTGGTTTACACCTAGCCTCTATTGA